The genomic segment AGGTTTGAGCACCGCCAAATTGATTGCAGACCTGCACAAGGCCCGACTCAGCATTGAAAGCACACCGCAGTCAGGCACGGTGGTGTCTATCGAGATCCCCCAAGGGGACATTTAAGGAAAATCGGGCTCTAGCGCACGTTTGATCTGCGCAATTAGCTATATTTTTTATAGCAAACGGCTGCCGGCGTAGGCGCTTACGCGGCGGGCGTGTCGGCGCAAAGTCCGCCCATCAGGCGGCCACCGCCTCAGGAACGACCCGGCCGGCTTCGATCAAAATCCGCCGGTCACAGCGGGCTGCAATGCTGCGGTCGTGCGTCACCAAGACCAGTGTGGTGCCCTGCTCGCGGTTGAGGTCGAACATCAGCTCCATGATTTTTTCGCCGGTGGCGAAATCCAGACTGCCGGTGGGTTCGTCGGCCAGCAAGACTGCGGGCTTGACTACAAACGCACGGGCCAGCGCCACCCGCTGCTGTTCGCCGCCGGACAGGACCTTGGGGTAAGAGTTCAAGCGCTGCGACAGGCCTACGCGTGAGAGCATTTCGGTTGCCGCAGATCGGGCGTCTTTACGGCCATCGAGCTCCAACGGTAGCATGACGTTCTCCAGCGCGGTGAGGTTACCCAGCAACTGAAAGCTCTGAAACACAAAACCCACCTGGCGGGCGCGCAGTGCAGCACGGGCGTCTTCATCCAGCGCAAAAATGTCTTGCCCGGCGACCCGCACGGTGCCGCCGGTCGGTGTATCCAAGCCCGCAATGATGGAGAGCAAGGTGCTCTTGCCGGAACCCGATGCCCCCACAATGGCTGCGGTCTCACGGGTATTGAGTGCAAAATCGATGTCACGCAGGATCTCCAGCGTGCCGGTGGAATCAGTCACCGCCTTGAAAACATGCTCAACCGAAATAATGGAATTGTCACGCGCAGTATGAAAATGACACGCAAACGCGGTGAGGAATTGATACACCTCGACTAACGTGCCAAGCCATCCGAACCATGGATGGGACTGGCAATGATTACGAACGAGGAGTACATGGAACTCAAGGTTTTAAGGAAGCACAGGCTGAGCTTGCGCGAGATATCGGCGCAAACTGGAATGGCAGTCAACACGGTGCGTAAGTATTTGGAGGGCGGTCCGCCGGCCATGAAGAAACTGCCGGAACGTAAAAGCAAGCTCGATCCATTCAAGGACTACTTGGCTGGACGTATTCAGGCGGCCAAGCCTGATTGGATTCCCGCAACGGTGCTGCAGCGTGAGATTGCCGCACAGGGGTATACGGGCTCCGTGCGCATCCTGCAGGAGTACCTCAAGGAGTTGCGTCCACAGGCGCGCCCGGATCCGGTTGTGCGGTTCGAGACCCAGCCCGGTGAGCAAATGCAGATGGACTGGATCGAGTTCCGCAAGTCTGGGCATAAAGACGGCATGTTGGCGGCGTTTGTGGCAACGCTTGGCCACAGCCGGGCGACCTTCGCGGAGTTTGTCACAGACATGAAGCTGGAGACACTACTGGCGTGCCATGTCAGGGCGTTCGAGAGCTTTGGTGGAGTCACCCGTGAAGTGCTGTACGACAACATGAAGACCGTCATCCTCAAGCGTGACGCCTACGGCAAGAACCTGCACCAGTTCCAGGGTGCCTTTGCTGACTTTGCGCACCACCATGGCTTTGTGCCGCGGGTGTGCAAGCCCTATCGGGCCAAGACCAAGGGCAAAGTCGAACGCATGAATGGCTACATCCGGCGCAGCTTCTGGGTGCCATTGGTGGCGAGTATGAAGCAGCAATGCTTGGTGGTGGACGCGGACACAGCCAATCGGGAAATGCGCACCTGGCTGCGTGACGTTGCCAATGTGCGGATCCACGGAACCACTGGGTGTGTGCCGGCACTGGCTTTGCAACAGGAGCGCACACATCTGCTGGCCATCCCCAGCGCCTACAGTGGGCGAACAGTGCGTCAATTGCAAAAAGTCACCGGTAGCGGCGCAGCAGTCCGGCCAATTCCAGCCGCGGCATGGCGAGGCCTGCAGCATCCTCTGGCGATGTATGACACGCTGGTGCACAACCAAGCCTCAGCAGGAGGACGACCATGAGCCTGCAAATGGAAAGACTGCGTGAACTGTGTGATCAGCTGCGCCTGCTCAACTTACCCGATCAGCTTGCCCACTTGGGGCAAATGGCGGCCAAGAAAGAGCTGGGGTACCTGGAGTTCCTGGAGCAAGCCTTGCGTGGCGAGGCTCTAGCCAGAGTGGAGAGAACACGCGCCATGCTCACGCGCATAGCGGGCTTCCCCGCCATCAAGACGCTTGATGAGTTTGACTTCCAGTTTGCCAGCGGCGTGCCCAAACCCCTGGTACAGGAGCTTGGCAGTCTGGCCTTCGTGGAGCGCAGCGAGAACGTGGTCTTGCTGGGCGCCAGTGGGGTGGGCAAAACCCACTTGGCCATCGCCTTGGGCTACAGGGCAACCCAGGCTGGAATCAAGACGCGTTTCATCACGGCGGCAGATCTGCTGATGACACTGAGCACGGCACTACGGCAGAACACCCTGGAAGAGGCTATCAAACGCATCGTGCGTCCCTACCGGCTGTTGATCATTGACGAGGTCGGGTACCTTCCCATGAATCGGGAACAGGCGAATCTTCTGTTCCAAGTCATTGCCAAACGCTATGAAGTGGGAAGTCTCATCCTGACCTCCAATCTGCCGTTTGGGCAATGGGACCAGACGTTTGCAGACGATGCCACGCTGACAGCGGCGCTACTTGACCGACTGCTCCACCACGCCCATGTGGTCCCGATTTCAGGAGACTCCTATCGCCTGAAAGATAAGCGGCGTGCCGGTGTGATTGCCGCCAGCAGCAATACCCTACTCAAACGAAAACGCAGTCACCTTGATACACAGGAGGAACAGGCAGCCTAAGGGCGCCAAGCAGTCAGTGGCGAGCCACTGACTGCTTGAAAGACAAGCAAAGACAAAACAGACAATCGCCCCACACAACGGTGTATCAAATCCACGCCGCGTTTGCGTTCGACAGCTGTATCAAATCGAAACTGCGTTTGACAGAATCACTCATGGGGCTCTCTCTAGTTCGTAGACACTGTATCGCGGTACTCATTCTGGCCTCTTTTGCAGGGCTAAACCCGGCGATGGCAAAGGATGCGGCACCCCGGGCAGCCAACGGCGCCAAGATCCTGATTGTGGGCGACTCCTTGAGTGCCGAATATGGCCTCAAACGCGGCACCGGCTGGGTGGCACTCCTGGAGCAGCGCTTGGGTCAGGAAAAGCTGGCCGCGACCGTGGTGAACGCCAGCATCAGCGGCGACACCACCTCCGGAGGGCGCTCGCGCCTGCCGGCGCTGTTGGCCCAGCACAAACCTACCGTGGTGGTTATCGAGTTAGGGGGAAATGACGCATTGCGCGGCCTGCCCCTCACCATGACCCAGGACAACCTGACCGCAATGACGCGCGCAGCCCAACAGGCGGGCGCCAAAGTTTTATTGGCAGGGATGCAGGTGCCGCCCAACTACGGGCAGGACTACACCAAACGATTCAGCGAGACCTTTGCCACGGTTGCCAAGAGCACCAAGGCGGCCTTGGTGCCGTTTTTACTCAAAGGCGTGGCCGACGGCCCCAACGCTGCGGCCATGTTTCAAGCGGACCGGATTCACCCGCGGGAAGAAGCACACCCCACGATTCTGAACACCATGTGGCCGGCAATAAAAAACCTCCTCAAATGACGTGCACTTGGGGAGGTTGTCCGGGATCGGGCGGCGATGCCGCCAAACTCAAGCCGCTGGAGTTTCGGCGCTAGGAGCTGCACCATCAGCAGCGGCCAATTCAGCAGCCTCGTTGGGCGTTAACTCAGGCTCATCACCTGTCTTGCGCTCGGCTTTCTGCTTGAGCTTTTCCTCTTTTTCTTCTTTTTAGCCAGTTCTTTCTGACGTTTTTCGTATCCGTAGTTGGGTGTTGCCAAAGTGTGCTTTCGTTAATTGGAGCCACTTTACCACCTCGGCCTGCGCTCACGCAGGCGGGCTGCTGTTTTCGAGGCTATCACTCGGGCTTTCCTGCCCCGGCCACTGCACCGACGCACGATAGGCATGCCATGTTGCATGGCCCAACAAGGGCCCCACGACCAACAAGCCCGCATGCCACGGAAGCATCAGCGCCCCCACCAACAAACCGCTGAGCAAGGCCCCCCACCACAGCATGACGCCCAGGTTACACAGAAACACCTCGATGCTGGTGATCGCAGCAAACACCGCATCGGTGTCGCGGTCAAGAATCATGGGAATGGACACAACGCTCAAGGCGAACACCAGCAAGGCGAACCCGCCACCGACAACCCCATAAGCCAGCACGAACTCGAGATTGTCCGGGTTGAACACCGCTTGGACTACGCCTGTCGTCGATGGCATGCCGGTGTTGAAAAACACGGCAAACACCACCAAAGAGGCTCGCCCCCACAGCAGCTCCAGCACAATCAACACAAGAACCAGCATCGCCATACTGCCCAGATGCTGGTCCCAGCAGGTGATGGAGCCACCCAAGGAGGCGGGTGTACCCGCCTCACGCCGGCGACTGACTTCATACAAGCCCATAGCTAGAAAGGGGCCGACCAGCAAGCAGCCCGAAGCGATCGTCATGGTGTATTCGGGGCTGCTGCGGAATACGGCACCCAGCACCAAGGCCATGGTGGTGAATGCGACGCCATAAAACAAGGCGATTCCGGGATGGGCCTGCATGTCCTGCAGACCGCGCAACAACCATTGCAAGGGTTCGCCCCATGCCAAGGTCGCCACAGACTTGCGGGGCGCCTCAGACGGCGGTGGAATGTAGGGTGCCGGTTCGGCATCAAGCGGCGAGGTCATGGGAGCAGCGTACGCCCTCCTCCATGCCTTGCCTACTCAGGAAAACACGCAGTTAGCGCAATACCTCGAGCGCCTGTGCAATGTCGGCTTGTAGATCAGCCACGTCTTCCAGACCAACCGAAAAGCGAACCAGCGTGCCGCGCAGCAGATGCTCGGGCCAACCGGAGCGCATGGTTTCCAGCTCATAGGGCACTACCAAGCTGATAGGCCCGCCCCAGCTGTAACCCAGCTTGAACAAGCGCAGCGCATCGCAGAAGGCATCCACCTCGGCTTGGGTGAAGCGTGGATCCAGCATGACACTGAACAGGCCAGCGGCGGTGCCGACCTCGCCTCCGGTCAGCGCCTTCCAATAGCTATGACCGGGCGACTCCGGTAATGCAGGATGCAGCACTTGCACAAACTCGGCTTGGGTCTGTGCCCAGGCCGCCAGAGAACGCGTAGCGGTATCGTGGGCTTTGTACCGCAGGTCGATGGTCGGCAATGAGCGGAGCACCATCTCCACGTCATTCATGCCCACACCGATTCCAAACCGCATATGGGTGAGCTTGAGCTTGAGGTGCAGGCCCGGATTGCGGGTGATCACACTGCCCATGAGGACGTCGCCACCCCCGCTGGGGTATTTGGTCAGTGCATGGGCCGAGATATCGACGCTGACCCGCTCCGCCGCACCCGGCACCAAATCAAACGGGCAGAACGCCAGGCCGGCGCCCCAGGTGTTGTCGAGTGCAGTGTTTACCCGGCGCCGCTGGCAGATGCGCACCATCTCCACCAAATGGGGAAACTCAAGGCTGACGGACCCTGCAGCCTCCAACCACACCAGCTTGGTACGACTGGAGATTTGGGCCTCCAAGTCTTCCGGGTCCATCGGGTTGTAGTACTGATGGGTAATGCCCCAACCTTGCAGCTCGCCTTCTACGATGGCCTTGTTGGGGCCATACGCATTGTCCGGAACCAACACTTCATCGCCACTTTTGAGCAGCGACATGGCCACCAAACCCAGTGCAGCCAGGCCACTGGGAACCAACAGGCATTCGTCGCCCCCCTCCAGGGTGGCGAGGCGCTCCTCCAGCGCATAGCTGGTGGGCGTGCCATGCAGCCCGTAGGTATACGCCGATTTGTCTTTCCATTCGCGACTGCGCATGGCAGCCACGCTCGGGAAGAAAACCGTCGAGGCCTTGAACACACCCGGTTGGGGCGCCTCAAAACCAGCCGGCGGCTGATAAGGATGGTGAATGAGGTGAGTAATCCGGTCGGTCATGCAACTACGCCAGCAACAAACAATGCGTCAAACGCTCCACTTTTGAATCAGCTGCTGTGGACGCAAAGAGTCGTAGCTCTCAAACGGCTGGTGAATCCAAGGGTTGGTCGGCAGAAACTCGACCGAGTAGTCAGGTGTGAACACGCTGACGGCCTTGGTCCAAATTACCGCGCTACGCAGCTCAGTGATCGGGGCGTAGTTGTTACGCAGCTGGTTAATCACCGCATTCAGGGTATGACCGGAGTCAGCCAAGTCATCCACCAGCAACACCCGGCCTGCGATCTCACCCTTGGGCGTGGTGATGTAGCGGGCGATATCAAGGTTGCCTTGCTGGGTGCCGGCTTCCGCGCGGTAAGAGCTGGTCGACATGATGGCCAAAGGCTTGTCAAACACCCGGGAAAGAATGTCCCCAGGACGCATGCCACCGCGGGCCAGACACAAAATAGTGTCGAATTCCCAGCCGGACTGGAAGACCTTGATAGCCAGCTTTTCGATGAGGTTGTGGTACTCGTCGTAGCTTACATAGAGGTGTTTACCGTCTTCAGTCAACATCAAATTGCTCCTAAAAGGATAGCTGCTTGCGCAGTATTTACGTGGGCTAGAGGCACAAAATGCATAAAACAGCTTACTCAGGCAAATAAGGGTGGCGCATCATGATGGTGTGGTCCCGGTCCGGGCTGGTAGACACCATGTGAATCGGCACGCCAGTCACTTGTTCGATACGCTGCAGATACAAGCGGGCCGCTACCGGCAGCTTGTCGTATTGGGTCACACCCACGGTGCTGTCACTCCAACCTTCCATCACTTCGTAGATGGGTTTGCAGCGCTCAATCTCATCGGCGCCCATGGGCAAGATGTCGATTTTTTCGCCGTCCACCTCGTACCCGGTGCAGAGCATCAATTCTTTCAGGCCATCGAGCACATCGAGCTTGGTGATACACAAGCCCGACAAACCGTTGACCTGGGCGGAGCGCTTAAGCAACGCCGCGTCAAACCAGCCGCAACGGCGTGAGCGACCGGTAGTCACGCCCTTTTCGGCGCCAATGGTGCTCATGTGGTATCCGGGGGTACCGGGCACTTCCCAATCCAACTCGGTGGGGAACGGGCCGCCGCCGACACGGGTGCAGTAGGCCTTGGTGATGCCCAGGATGTAGTGCAGCATGCCGGGACCAACGCCCGAGCCAGCCGCCGCATTGCCAGCGACGCAGTTGCTGGAAGTCACATAGGGGTAGGTGCCATGATCCACATCCAGCAAGGTGCCCTGAGCACCTTCAAACAGCAGATTGGCACCAGCCAGATTGGCTTCGTTCAACTCGCGGGACACGTCGGCAATCATGGTTTTGAGCAGCGCCGCGTGTTCCATCGCTTGCTGGAACACGGGTTCAAACTGAACCCGGCCGTTGGCCATGAAGGGCGCCAGATGAGGACCGAAGTCAAACGCCTCAGACCCCAAGTAGGTCGCGAGAACGTGGTTGTGCAAATCGAGGAGCTCGCGCAGCTTGGCAGCAAAACGCTCAGGGTGCTTGAGATCCTGCACACGCAACGCGCGGCGTGCGATCTTGTCTTCGTAAGCCGGGCCAATACCGCGACCGGTAGTGCCGATCTTGGCGGTACCGCCTTTTTCACGGAAGGCTTCCCGCGCGACATCCAATGCCACATGGAATGGAAGGATCAACGGGCAGGCTTCGCTCACACGCAGGCGGGAGCGAACCTCTACGCCTGCCTTTTCCAGGCCTTCGATTTCCTCGAACAACTTGGCAGCCGACAGCACCACACCGTTACCGATGTAGCACTTGACGCCGGGGCGCATGATGCCGGAGGGGATCAGGTGCAACGCGGTTTTCACACCGTTGATCACCAGGGTGTGGCCCGCGTTGTGTCCGCCTTGAAAGCGCACCACGCCTTGGGCGCTTTCGGTGAGCCAATCGACCAGTTTTCCCTTGCCCTCATCACCCCACTGGGTGCCGACGACCACTACATTTCGACCTTTGGTTGTATTCATTTCGCTCAGGATTAAATTGCTGTTACGACCCACTGACCAGCGGCTTGCACCAGCTCACGGTCGCAATGGAACTCATCGACTTCACTTTCGTGCCCGGGGAGGACACACACTACGGTTTCACCCTGTTGGCGCAAACCCGCAATCGCTGCTCGCAAGGCCGTGGCCTCGCCCCATGGGGCACGGATGGCAGCCCGCAGTGGCCGCACCTGTGCCGCATGGGCTAGAACTTTCACATCCAGACTGAAGCCGACCGCCGGGCGCTTGCGACCGAAGACCGAGCCCACTTCGTCATAACGCCCGCCACGGGCCAACGCATCACTTGCACCTTGGGCGTAAACGGAAAAACGCATGCCGGTGTAATACGCATAGCCACGCAAATCCGCAAGATCAAAAGTGACTTTGACACCATCAAGGTGACCGGCCATCCATTCGAGATGGTCAAGGGCCTCGAGCACACCGGGCAATTGAGGGAGTGCTGCACGGGCCTGCGCCAACACACCGGCCCCGCCGTACAGCGTCACCAACAACTTGAGCGCCGCAGAAATAGGGGCTGGGCAAGCCGCTGTGAGTTCGCTCAAAGCACTGCTGTCTTTAGATGCAAGGGCAGCCAGAACGTCGGCACGTTGGCTGCTGTTCAGACCCGACTCGGCAAGCAAGCTGCTGACGATGCGCGCATCGGCCATGTCCACAGTTAGGCTGCCTACCTTGCTCGCCTTGAGGCTATCCAAAGCCAGGGTCAAAATTTCGAGGTCAGCCTCCAGGCCTGCGTGACCATAGATTTCCGCACCGAACTGCAAAGGCTCACGGGTGGCATGAGGCACTGCAGGCAGCGTATGCAACACCGGCCCGCAATAGCACAAGCGGGTAACACCGCGGCGGTTCAGCAAATGTGCATCAATCCGGGCAACCTGCGGCGTGGTGTCAGCCCGCAAGCCCATAGTGCGACCGGAGAGCTGATCCACCAACTTGAAGGTCTGCAGATCCAGCGCTTTGCCGGTACCGGACAGCAGAGACTCCAAGTGCTCCAGCAACGGAGGCATCACGAGCTCGTAGCCATAGCAACGGGCCATGTCCAGGAGATCTCGACGTATTTCTTCGATGTGACGTGCTTCGGACGGCAGTACATCGGCAATGTGATCCGGGAGGACCCAAGCGGACATGGAATTGAGGGGAGGCTGTTAAAACGGAGATTTTACCGGCCTTGAGCCCTAAATTTCAGGAGAGCATCCACCAAATGCTGACTAAACCCACAACGATGCTGCACAAGCCATAGAAGCGGATCTGTCCGTCCTGCAACTGCAAGAGCTGCTCAAACAGCTTGCGCCACCCGCGGGGTGACGCAAAAGGAAACAAACCTTCTAGCACTAGCACAAGGGCTAGTGCTACCCACAACGTGTCTCCACTCACGTTTACTTCTTGGCTGCTGGAGCGCTACCGCCCCCATTGCGGAAGGTTTTGAAGAATTCAGAACCGTTCGGATCCAGCACCATCACGTCGCTCTTGTTGGCGAAAGTGGATTTGTAGGCCTCGAGGCTGCGATAGAACTGTGCGAATTGCGGATCTTTACCAAACGACTCGGCATACACGCGCGCGGCCTCTGCATCGCCCTCGCCTTTGATTTTCTGCGCATCGCGGTAGGCATTGGCGATCGTAATTTCACGCTGACGGTCAGCGTCAGCACGGATTTTTTCGCCTTCGGCGGCACCCGTTGAGCGCAGTTCGTTGGCGACGCGTTTGCGCTCAGCCTCCATCCGGCGGTAAACCGATTCCGTAATAGCCTCTACGTAGTCCACACGGGTGATGCGAACATCCACCACATCTACGCCCCAAGGCTTGGCACCGCGGACTTTGTCGAGCACTTCTGCCTTGACGTCTGCCATCAAATCTTCGCGCTTGAGCGAGAGCAGCTCTTTCACGGTGCGTTTGTTGATCTCTTCCTGGAATGCGTTGCGCACCACACGGTTGAGCTGACTGGCACCAGCACCTTCATTCAAGCCCACATTGCGGATGTACTCCGAAGGCTCAGTGATGCGCCAACGCACATACCAGTCGATGACGACGCGCTGCTTCTCAGCGGTCAACATCGGCTCCGCATCTGTGCTGTCGAGAGTCAGCAAGCGCTTGTCGATGTACGACACATTTTGAAATGGTGGCGGCAGCTTGAAGTTCAGACCAGGCTCGGTAATCACGTCTTTAATCTGGCCCAGTGCATAGACCACACCAAACTGGCGCTGGTCCACCACAAACAAGGTCGAGCTCGCCAGTGCCAAAAGCACCAATAGCGAAGAAAAAATCAATCCAATGCGGTTCATAGTCATGTCCTAGCGCACATCGCGTTCGCGGGTCCGGGCCGCATCACGGCTACGGGGGTCTGGAGTAATCGTTGCACCGGTAGCTGCAGCGGGTGCTGCAGGAGCAGCGCCACCGGCGGCAGGGTTCGCTGCAGGACCGTCACCGGAAGCTTGCGAGCCTGTCATTTGCAAGACCTTGTCCAAAGGCAGGTACAGCATGTTGGAACCCTGCTTTGAATCCACAATCACCTTGGTTACGTTGCTGTAGATCTGTTGCATGGTGTCGAGGTACATGCGATCGCGCATGACCTGAGGCGCCTTTTGGTACTCGGCAAACACCGAGCGGAAACGCTGCGAATCACCTTGGGCCTGAGCCACAACGCGTGCTTTGTAAGCATCCGCCTCTTCCTTGAGTCGGGAGGCAGAACCCACAGCGCGCGGAATCACGTCGTTGGCGTAAGCCTGCGCTTCGTTTTTGGCGCGCTCACGCTCTTGGCCAGCCTTCAGTACGTCGTCAAAAGATGCCTGCACTTGCTCGGGAGGACGAACACCGCCCTGCTGCAGGTTCACACCCACCACTTCAATACCGACCTTGTAACGGTCCAGAATGGTTTGCATCAATGCACGCACACGCGGTGCGATCTGGTCGCGCTCTTCAGAGAGTGCTGCGTCCATCTTCATTTTGCCCATGACCTCGCGGATAGACGTTTCTGCGGCTTGCACCACTGCCTCGCTCGGATTCTTGCTTTCAAATAAGAAAGCCCGGGCATCACTCAAACGGTACTGGACTGCAAACTTGATATCCAGAATGTTCTCATCTTCCGTCAGCATGGCGGACTCTTTGAGCCCGGTGGCTTTCATGACCACGTCACGCCCTACATCCACAGAACGGATCTGGCTCACAAACACCAACTCGTGCTTTTCAATCGGATACGGCAAGCGCCAATTGAAACCGGCGTTCACCGTCGATTTGTATTTGCCGAACTGCGTAATGACCGCTTGCTGACCTTCTTGCACGATGAAAAAACCAGTGCCTAACCAAATCAGCGCCACAACCCCAATGATCAATCCCGCGCCAATGCCGGCATTTTTCATATCTGGCTGAAATCCACCGCCTCCACCATTACCTGCGGGCGGCTTCTGGCCGCCACCAAACAAGCCGCCAAGTTTGCGATTGAAATCCCTCCACAACTCGTCGAGGTCAGGGGGGCCGGACTGCGCGGTATTCTTTGGGGGCCGCCCATACGATCCCGGTTGGTTTGACGGTCTGTCGATGTCACTCTCAGGCTTGGGGCCACCTTCTGTACTTGGTGGCTCTTGCTTGTCGTCTCCACGCCCCCAACGGGAATCGTTGAGATTGAGAACCACGCGCAGCCAGGACATGAAGTCCCGGTTTTTCGTACGGATCGCAGTAAGTTTCATGGTTTTTTCTTAAGTGCAGTTAGGCGCATTGTGCCAATTCAGGTCTCATCCCCTAGGGGCTCAGGGTGAATAGCCGAATTCTGGATCAATTCAGGCTCAGGTTTCGCGATTTCAGCCAGCTTTTGACGTAGCAAGGGCATTCCCTCCAGCGTCCGCGCACTCACAAATAGGCGCGGAGTTTGAACCCCTTCGATCTCATAAAAATCATCGATTCGAATAGGCTGTGCCTCTAACGCGATGGCATCCACCTTATTGAATACCAAAAGCTGCGGAATATCAGCCGCGCCGATTTCTTTCAAAACCATCTGGACCTGGGCTATTTGCTCGGCAAACTCGGGGTTCGCTGCATCGACCACGTGCAGCAACAAATCTGCGTCAATGGCTTCTTGCAAAGTCGCTTGAAATGCGTCAACCAAGCCGTGTGGCAAATCACGAATAAAACCGACGGTGTCCGACAGCGACACTGATCGCCCGGCCTCTCCAAGGTAGAGCTGTCTGGTCGTTGTGTCCAACGTAGCAAACAGTTGGTCAGCGGCATAGGCACGCGCTTTTACCAACGCATTGAAAAGCGTTGACTTGCCTGCATTCGTATAGCCGATCAGGGAGATATTGAAAGCATCGCGTCTTTCACGCTGACGCCGCTGGGTTTGTCGTTGGCGCTTGACCTTGCTCAGGCGCTCTTTGGTTCGCTTGATGTTCTCACTGATCATCCGGCGATCCAGCTCAATCTGAGTCTCTCCGGGACCACCGCGCGTCCCGATACCACCGCGCTGACGCTCCAAGTGAGACCAGCGTCGCACCAAACGCGTGCTCAGGTACTGCAAGCGGGCAAG from the Rhodoferax potami genome contains:
- a CDS encoding DUF2065 domain-containing protein, which translates into the protein MSGDTLWVALALVLVLEGLFPFASPRGWRKLFEQLLQLQDGQIRFYGLCSIVVGLVSIWWMLS
- the hflC gene encoding protease modulator HflC — translated: MNRIGLIFSSLLVLLALASSTLFVVDQRQFGVVYALGQIKDVITEPGLNFKLPPPFQNVSYIDKRLLTLDSTDAEPMLTAEKQRVVIDWYVRWRITEPSEYIRNVGLNEGAGASQLNRVVRNAFQEEINKRTVKELLSLKREDLMADVKAEVLDKVRGAKPWGVDVVDVRITRVDYVEAITESVYRRMEAERKRVANELRSTGAAEGEKIRADADRQREITIANAYRDAQKIKGEGDAEAARVYAESFGKDPQFAQFYRSLEAYKSTFANKSDVMVLDPNGSEFFKTFRNGGGSAPAAKK
- the hflK gene encoding FtsH protease activity modulator HflK — its product is MKLTAIRTKNRDFMSWLRVVLNLNDSRWGRGDDKQEPPSTEGGPKPESDIDRPSNQPGSYGRPPKNTAQSGPPDLDELWRDFNRKLGGLFGGGQKPPAGNGGGGGFQPDMKNAGIGAGLIIGVVALIWLGTGFFIVQEGQQAVITQFGKYKSTVNAGFNWRLPYPIEKHELVFVSQIRSVDVGRDVVMKATGLKESAMLTEDENILDIKFAVQYRLSDARAFLFESKNPSEAVVQAAETSIREVMGKMKMDAALSEERDQIAPRVRALMQTILDRYKVGIEVVGVNLQQGGVRPPEQVQASFDDVLKAGQERERAKNEAQAYANDVIPRAVGSASRLKEEADAYKARVVAQAQGDSQRFRSVFAEYQKAPQVMRDRMYLDTMQQIYSNVTKVIVDSKQGSNMLYLPLDKVLQMTGSQASGDGPAANPAAGGAAPAAPAAATGATITPDPRSRDAARTRERDVR
- the hflX gene encoding GTPase HflX codes for the protein MDSQSAPTILVGVDLGLPNFDAELEELGLLAQTAGLQPVGRVVCKRRAPDAALFVGSGKAEEIRQLALQTGATEILFDQALSPGQQRNLERHMQMPVNDRTFLILEIFAQRARSHEGKLQVELARLQYLSTRLVRRWSHLERQRGGIGTRGGPGETQIELDRRMISENIKRTKERLSKVKRQRQTQRRQRERRDAFNISLIGYTNAGKSTLFNALVKARAYAADQLFATLDTTTRQLYLGEAGRSVSLSDTVGFIRDLPHGLVDAFQATLQEAIDADLLLHVVDAANPEFAEQIAQVQMVLKEIGAADIPQLLVFNKVDAIALEAQPIRIDDFYEIEGVQTPRLFVSARTLEGMPLLRQKLAEIAKPEPELIQNSAIHPEPLGDET